TTAGTTCTTTCGATCGCTGGTCGAAATTTGGATACGATTGGAGAAGTTCAGAATTTAGGTGAGGTTATATCAGATCATTTGATTTTTGGGATTACTTATGTTGAAAAACTATGGTGAAACCGGAGCGGCGATTGCGTGCGGCAGCTTCAGGATTGGTTCAAGGTGTTGGGTATCGTTATTTCATCCAGCGCACAGCAGTTTCGATGCACCTGACTGGATTTGTGAAAAACCAGGCAGATCGGTCTGTTTTGGTGGAAGCGCAGGGGCAGGAAAAAATGTTGGAGCGTTTTATTCTCGCAATGAAACAAGGCCCGGAGTTGTCTGTGGTTGAAAAGGTAAAAGTAGAATGGCTGGACCCCGAATCTGATTGGGTGGACTTTCAAATTAGCTTCTAGG
The window above is part of the bacterium genome. Proteins encoded here:
- a CDS encoding acylphosphatase, yielding MVKPERRLRAAASGLVQGVGYRYFIQRTAVSMHLTGFVKNQADRSVLVEAQGQEKMLERFILAMKQGPELSVVEKVKVEWLDPESDWVDFQISF